In Falco naumanni isolate bFalNau1 chromosome 5, bFalNau1.pat, whole genome shotgun sequence, the following are encoded in one genomic region:
- the LRRC10 gene encoding leucine-rich repeat-containing protein 10, whose translation MGNSLKAIIAFVPSNECQKYLLEDLEEMPVDKMVDLSSRQLRRLPLHICSFRELVKLYLSDNNLNHLPPELEQLQNLQILALDFNNFKALPLVVCTLRQLCILYLGNNKLCSLPLELRLLQNLKTLWIESNCLQCLPEVVCELSLLKTLHAGSNALRTLPAQLQCLQELRTIWLSGNLLSEFPPVLLDMPFLEVIDVDRNSIRFFPSLAHLHGLKLVIYDHNPCRNAPKVAKGVRRVGRWSEETPEPRKRSGAVIEITLDEKLLPPSAAKPEPEAEPC comes from the coding sequence ATGGGGAACAGCCTGAAAGCCATAATAGCTTTTGTGCCCTCCAATGAGTGCCAGAAGTACCTCCTGGAAGACCTAGAAGAGATGCCAGTGGACAAAATGGTGGAtctgagcagcaggcagctgaggcGGCTGCCTCTGCACATTTGCTCTTTTAGGGAACTGGTCAAGCTGTACCTGAGCGACAACAACCTGAACCACCTGCCCCCcgagctggagcagctgcaaaACCTGCAGATCCTGGCGCTGGATTTCAACAACTTCAAAGCACTGCCCCTGGTCGTGTGCACGCTGAGGCAGCTGTGCATCCTCTACCTGGGCAACAACaagctctgcagcctgccccTCGAGCTCCGGCTCCTGCAGAACCTCAAGACCCTCTGGATCGAGTCTAACTGCCTGCAGTGCCTGCCCGAAGTGGTGTGTGAGCTCAGCCTGCTCAAGACGCTGCACGCTGGCTCCAACGCGCTGCGCACGCTCCCCgcccagctgcagtgcctgcaggagctgcgCACCATCTGGCTGTCGGGCAACCTGCTCTCAGAGTTCCCCCCTGTGCTCCTGGACATGCCTTTTCTGGAGGTGATTGACGTGGATCGCAACTCCATCCGGTTCTTCCCCAGCCTGGCTCATCTCCACGGGCTGAAGCTGGTCATCTACGACCACAACCCCTGCAGGAACGCACCCAAAGTGGCCAAAGGCGTGCGCAGGGTGGGGAGATGGTCAGAGGAGACCCCCGAACCCCGCAAGCGGTCTGGAGCAGTGATAGAGATCACTCTCGATGAGAAACTGTTGCCACCTTCTGCTGCCAAGCCTGAGCCAGAGGCCGAACCCTGCTAA
- the LOC121089454 gene encoding cathepsin E-like — translation MRVILLAVVYIPFTVAVERVPLVRFKSIKKQLKEKGELEEFWKNHHPSIFAQRYLHCFPADIALSVGTASERLYDYMNAQYYGVVSVGTPPQRFTVVFDTGSSNFWVPSAYCISDACRVHQRFKSFLSDSYEHGGEAFSLQYGTGQLLGVAGKDTLQISNISIKGQDFGESVYEPGTTFALAQFDGVLGLGYPSLAVGNALPVFDSIMNQQLVEEPVFSFYLKRGDDTENGGELILGGIDHSLYKGSIHWVPVTEKSYWQIHLNNIKIQGRVAFCSHGCEAIVDSGTSLITGPSSQIRRLQEYIGASPSHTGEFLVDCRRLSSSPHISFTIGHHEYKLTAEQYIIKESIEDQTFCMSGFQSLDITTRTGPLWILGDVFMSAFYCIFDRGNDRVGFAKAVHRKDYY, via the exons ATGAGGGTGATACTGTTGGCTGTGGTTTACATCCCATTCACCGTGGCTGTGGAACG GGTCCCCCTTGTTCGTTTCAAATCTATCaagaaacagctgaaggaaaagggagaattAGAGGAATTTTGGAAGAATCACCACCCCAGCATTTTCGCCCAGAGATACCTGCATTGCTTCCCTGCAGATATTGCGTTATCGGTAGGAACGGCTTCAGAACGGCTGTATGATTACATGAAT GCACAGTACTACGGAGTTGTGAGTGTCGGCACACCACCCCAGAGGTTCACCGTCGTGTTTGACACCGGCTCCTCCAATTTTTGGGTCCCTTCTGCTTATTGCATCAGCGACGCATGCA GGGTGCACCAGAGATTTAAGTCCTTTCTGTCAGATTCGTATGAGCACGGAGGGGAAGCCTTCTCCTTGCAATACGGCACGGGACAGCTTCTGGGTGTTGCTGGCAAAGACACACTGCAG ATAAGTAACATCTCCATCAAGGGACAGGACTTCGGCGAGTCGGTGTATGAGCCAGGAACAACCTTTGCCCTTGCCCAATTTGATGGAGTACTGGGCTTGGGCTACCCCTCCTTAGCAGTGGGCAATGCTCTGCCCGTGTTTGACAGCATCATGAACCAGCAGCTGGTAGAAGAGCCGGTCTTCTCTTTCTATCTGAAAAG AGGAGATGACACCGAGAACGGTGGTGAGTTGATTCTAGGGGGGATAGACCATTCTCTCTACAAAGGTTCAATCCACTGGGTCCCAGTCACTGAGAAAAGCTACTGGCAAATACACCTGAACAa TATAAAGATCCAGGGCCGGGTGGCATTTTGCTCCCACGGCTGTGAAGCCATCGTTGACTCAGGCACTTCTCTTATCACTGGCCCCTCTTCACAAATCAGGCGATTACAGGAGTATATTGGGGCAAGTCCATCGCATACTGGAGAG TTTCTTGTAGACTGCAGAAGACTGTCAAGCTCGCCCCACATAAGCTTCACTATTGGACATCACGAGTACAAGCTGACAGCAGAGCAATACATCATAAAG GAGTCTATTGAAGACCAAACCTTCTGCATGAGTGGCTTTCAGTCTCTTGACATCACCACTCGCACTGGCCCACTCTGGATTTTAGGAGATGTCTTTATGTCTgcattttactgcatttttgaCCGTGGGAATGACAGAGTGGGATTTGCAAAAGCTGTTCATAGGAAGGATTACTACTGA